In a genomic window of Gadus chalcogrammus isolate NIFS_2021 chromosome 17, NIFS_Gcha_1.0, whole genome shotgun sequence:
- the si:dkey-183c6.9 gene encoding zinc finger protein RFP — MYKSISSSSNQAGDRKQPAIFCDMCAEEDRRAAAKTCMKCEISMCVEHLQPHLTTPVLLLSHPLTEPMAPGAEGLGGTRCPQHGKLLEYYCLDDLTSVCVSCAIEDQHRLHNMKTFPKAQAELVEKIAEGERAMAAKRKESEELGKWEQSKREEVSQYSLRLIDAVTKLRDMTLNRVQSSVSARMGCIATGGSSIQAVMGEKDTFRFLQLYSQVNQDMERAKAVDLRKGLETGQECDKLSQELQEVGAEMMDQATKLCGSVLMFVDPENQRETPGNANAIFAPRTLVQGMSLSADLRKAFYSQAQQSGTNNQCTLLIKDANSTSPLHSWKIAVSEYYDWTIGFCEHESTLAQGIVYALCIKDDLLSYLKNNPLDNPIGAIGIPHQIPGVVRPKTVEVCWNPQDFSLSFFTCSSRHYQRRLIVSIDVGNSSSVLKPFVKLQSSLALQQPKLQQQINSVGLGQFWGQQNIGYHNNSFNVTSLLCELL, encoded by the coding sequence ATGTATAAAAGcataagcagcagcagcaaccagGCGGGGGACAGGAAGCAGCCAGCTATTTTCTGTGACATGTGTGCGGAGGAGGACCGGAGGGCCGCGGCGAAGACGTGCATGAAGTGCGAGATCTCCATGTGTGTTGAGCACCTCCAGCCGCACCTGACCACACCGGTTCTACTTCTATCTCACCCTCTGACCGAGCCCATGGCTCCCGGGGCGGAGGGCTTGGGTGGGACGAGGTGCCCCCAACACGGAAAGCTCCTCGAGTACTACTGCCTGGACGACCtgacgagtgtgtgcgtgtcgtgcGCCATCGAAGACCAGCATCGCCTCCACAACATGAAGACCTTTCCGAAGGCGCAAGCGGAGCTGGTGGAAAAGATCGCGGAGGGGGAGCGAGCTATGGCCGCAAAGCGAAAAGAAAGCGAGGAGCTGGGGAAATGGGAACAGAGTAAAAGGGAAGAGGTGAGCCAATACAGCTTGCGCCTTATCGATGCCGTTACGAAACTGCGCGACATGACCCTGAACCGCGTACAGAGCTCGGTCTCTGCCCGCATGGGCTGCATCGCGACCGGCGGTAGTAGCATACAGGCGGTCATGGGTGAAAAGGACACCTTCCGTTTCCTGCAGCTCTATTCCCAAGTGAACCAGGACATGGAAAGGGCTAAAGCGGTTGATCTGAGGAAGGGATTGGAGACGGGGCAGGAGTGTGACAAGTTATCCCAGGAGTTGCAGGAAGTGGGGGCAGAGATGATGGATCAAGCGACCAAGTTATGCGGCTCCGTGTTGATGTTTGTTGACCCAGAAAACCAACGAGAGACACCGGGGAACGCCAACGCTATCTTTGCACCGCGGACATTGGTACAAGGGAtgtcgctgtctgcggacctcAGGAAAGCCTTTTACAGCCAGGCCCAGCAGTCTGGGACGAATAATCAGTGTACTCTGCTGATTAAAGACGCCAACTCGACGAGCCCCCTCCACAGTTGGAAAATTGCCGTGTCGGAGTACTACGATTGGACCATAGGCTTCTGCGAACATGAATCTACGTTAGCTCAAGGAATTGTGTACGCGCTGTGTATCAAAGACGACCTACTGAGCTACCTGAAGAACAATCCCCTGGACAACCCAATTGGAGCCATTGGAATCCCGCATCAGATCCCAGGAGTGGTCAGACCTAAAACTGTCGAAGTGTGCTGGAACCCTCAAGATTTCTCGTTATCCTTTTTCACCTGCAGCAGCCGTCATTACCAACGGAGACTCATCGTTTCCATTGATGTGGGAAACAGTAGTTCTGTCTTGAAGCCATTTGTTAAACTGCAGAGCAGCCTTGCTCTGCAGCAGCCAAAACTTCAGCAGCAGATAAATAGCGTAGGCCTAGGGCAATTTTGGGGCCAACAAAACATTGGTTACCATAACAACTCATTCAATGTGACAAGCCTACTTTGTGAACTCTTGTAG